A genomic segment from Desulfurobacteriaceae bacterium encodes:
- the thiE gene encoding thiamine phosphate synthase produces the protein TKEMYQEALLVREITGRYNIPFIVNDRLDLALAVKADGVHVGQEDLPVEVIRKLVGEESIVGLSTHNINQVREANKKGIADYLGFGPIFPTTTKENPDPVTGIEALCSAVKESKIPIVAIGGINKENIEPVISCRPAGVAVVRAAFESGDPYLNVKVLKEKLNV, from the coding sequence TACAAAGGAAATGTATCAGGAAGCTCTTTTGGTTAGAGAAATCACAGGACGCTACAACATTCCGTTTATAGTAAACGACAGGCTTGACCTTGCACTGGCAGTAAAAGCAGACGGCGTCCACGTGGGTCAGGAAGACCTCCCTGTCGAGGTAATTAGGAAACTGGTAGGAGAAGAGTCCATAGTCGGTTTGTCCACCCACAATATCAATCAGGTGCGGGAGGCTAACAAGAAAGGAATTGCCGATTACCTGGGATTTGGGCCAATTTTTCCCACGACAACGAAGGAAAATCCGGATCCTGTTACAGGGATCGAAGCTCTGTGCAGTGCGGTAAAAGAATCAAAAATCCCGATAGTAGCAATCGGCGGAATAAATAAAGAAAACATTGAACCCGTAATAAGTTGCAGACCGGCCGGTGTGGCTGTAGTAAGGGCAGCATTTGAAAGCGGAGATCCGTACCTAAACGTTAAAGTTCTCAAGGAGAAGCTGAATGTCTGA